A stretch of Geobacter sp. DNA encodes these proteins:
- a CDS encoding 2-oxoacid:ferredoxin oxidoreductase subunit gamma, with protein MAGRYEIRFSGAGGQGLILAGVIMAEAASIYEGIQAVQSQSYGPEARGGASKSEVIISDTAIDYPKVTKCDALLALTQEACDKYSHDLKEGGVLLIDSDLVLRQPEGNFKVTKFNITNTAKHEVGREIVTNIVALGAMVALTGVVSKENAEKAVLARVPEAFLELNKKAFNIGYDKAMAAKA; from the coding sequence ATGGCTGGAAGATATGAGATTCGCTTTTCCGGCGCCGGTGGGCAGGGGCTGATCCTGGCCGGTGTCATCATGGCCGAGGCTGCTTCGATCTATGAAGGGATCCAGGCCGTTCAGTCCCAGAGCTATGGTCCGGAAGCCCGTGGTGGCGCCTCCAAGTCGGAGGTCATCATCTCTGACACTGCTATCGACTACCCAAAGGTGACCAAATGTGATGCTCTCCTTGCTCTTACTCAGGAGGCTTGCGACAAATATTCCCACGATCTCAAGGAAGGCGGGGTACTCCTGATTGACTCCGACCTCGTTCTGAGGCAACCGGAAGGGAATTTCAAGGTAACCAAGTTCAACATCACCAACACCGCCAAGCATGAAGTCGGTCGCGAGATCGTTACCAACATCGTTGCCCTTGGCGCCATGGTGGCTCTGACCGGCGTCGTCTCGAAAGAGAACGCTGAAAAAGCCGTTCTGGCTCGCGTTCCCGAGGCTTTCCTCGAACTGAACAAGAAAGCATTCAATATCGGCTACGATAAGGCTATGGCTGCTAAGGCCTAG
- a CDS encoding 2-oxoacid:ferredoxin oxidoreductase subunit beta has translation MSFDYDKWIRPGKLPHIWCPGCGHGIVMKGLIRALDTLQLKKENTAIVSGIGCASRLPGYMDCCTLHTAHGRAAAFATGVKMARPDMNVILCGGDGDGTAIGGNHFIHACRRNIDMTYIIMNNKIYGMTGGQFSPCTPTGDKASTTPYGNPDPGFDIAKLAIGAGASFVARGTAFHANQIDKLIAEAIQHKGFSVVEILDDCPTTYGRRNKYKSVIEMMNKLKEIAVPVKAAEKMDPEQLKGKVLTGVLYKEDKPEYCEQYQKVIERAQGAAK, from the coding sequence ATGTCTTTTGATTATGATAAATGGATACGTCCCGGCAAGCTGCCGCACATCTGGTGTCCCGGCTGCGGCCATGGCATCGTCATGAAGGGGTTGATCCGGGCTCTGGATACCCTTCAGCTGAAGAAGGAAAACACGGCGATCGTATCGGGTATCGGCTGCGCTTCACGTTTGCCCGGCTACATGGACTGCTGCACCCTGCACACCGCACATGGCCGCGCTGCTGCCTTTGCCACCGGTGTGAAGATGGCACGTCCTGACATGAACGTCATCCTGTGCGGTGGCGACGGCGATGGTACCGCCATCGGCGGTAACCACTTCATCCATGCCTGCCGCCGCAACATCGACATGACCTACATCATCATGAACAACAAGATCTACGGCATGACTGGTGGTCAGTTCTCTCCCTGTACCCCGACCGGCGACAAGGCATCCACCACTCCGTACGGCAACCCCGATCCGGGTTTTGATATCGCCAAGCTCGCCATCGGCGCCGGCGCTTCGTTTGTTGCCCGTGGAACCGCCTTCCATGCGAACCAGATCGACAAGCTGATCGCAGAGGCCATTCAGCACAAAGGCTTCTCAGTGGTCGAAATCCTTGACGACTGCCCGACCACCTATGGTCGCCGCAACAAGTACAAGTCCGTCATCGAAATGATGAACAAGCTGAAGGAAATTGCTGTCCCGGTCAAGGCAGCTGAGAAGATGGACCCCGAGCAGCTGAAGGGGAAAGTCCTCACCGGTGTTCTCTACAAAGAGGACAAGCCCGAGTACTGCGAACAGTACCAGAAGGTCATCGAGCGGGCCCAGGGCGCTGCCAAGTAA
- a CDS encoding 2-oxoacid:acceptor oxidoreductase subunit alpha, translated as MAKKVAFLQGNEAAAHGALYAGCKFFGGYPITPSTEVAEVMSAELPKVGGKFIQMEDEIGAMAALIGASLTGTKVLTSTSGPGLSLKQENIGYACITEVPCVIFNVMRGGPSTGMPTGPSQSDVMCAKWGTHGDHPAICLVPASVQEVYEEVVRAFNLAEKYRTPVMVMPDEIVAHMRERIVFPEPGELEVIDRTGPSVPPEQYKPYDTSFGDVPPLAAFGSGYKFHVTGLNKMQDGFPTTKAEIVQAEEERQVRKVEANKADIMKWEEYQVDDAEIIVVAYGSTSRSARFAVDEARKAGIKAGLFRLITFWPFPEERLLELSKKVKAFISPEMNLGMCAGVIKGCIEGNAPVLGIFRVDGEPVNPGQILDKMKEVK; from the coding sequence GTGGCTAAGAAAGTTGCTTTTCTTCAGGGTAACGAAGCTGCCGCTCACGGCGCTCTCTATGCCGGCTGTAAGTTTTTTGGCGGTTACCCGATCACCCCGTCCACAGAAGTTGCCGAAGTCATGTCGGCCGAGCTTCCGAAGGTGGGGGGTAAATTCATTCAGATGGAAGACGAGATCGGGGCCATGGCTGCCCTCATCGGCGCCTCCTTGACCGGTACCAAGGTTCTCACCTCCACTTCCGGTCCCGGCCTCTCTCTCAAGCAGGAAAATATCGGTTACGCCTGCATTACCGAAGTCCCCTGCGTTATCTTCAACGTCATGCGAGGTGGCCCGTCCACCGGTATGCCGACCGGTCCGTCCCAGTCCGACGTGATGTGCGCCAAGTGGGGCACCCACGGTGATCACCCGGCCATCTGCCTGGTTCCTGCTTCGGTGCAGGAAGTATATGAAGAGGTAGTCAGGGCATTCAACCTTGCCGAGAAGTACCGTACACCGGTCATGGTCATGCCTGACGAGATCGTTGCCCACATGCGCGAGCGGATCGTGTTCCCCGAGCCGGGCGAGCTGGAAGTCATCGACCGGACCGGACCCTCGGTTCCGCCCGAGCAATACAAGCCGTACGATACCTCCTTCGGTGATGTCCCGCCACTGGCCGCATTCGGTTCCGGGTACAAGTTCCACGTAACCGGCCTCAACAAGATGCAGGACGGCTTCCCGACCACCAAGGCCGAGATCGTTCAGGCAGAGGAAGAGCGTCAGGTTCGCAAGGTGGAAGCCAACAAGGCCGACATCATGAAGTGGGAAGAGTACCAGGTTGACGACGCCGAAATCATCGTTGTTGCCTATGGCTCCACATCTCGTTCTGCACGGTTTGCCGTGGACGAAGCCCGAAAAGCCGGTATCAAGGCTGGCCTGTTCCGTCTGATCACCTTCTGGCCCTTCCCGGAGGAGCGTCTTCTCGAACTTTCCAAGAAGGTCAAGGCATTCATTTCTCCGGAAATGAACCTCGGCATGTGTGCCGGCGTCATCAAAGGCTGCATCGAGGGGAATGCCCCTGTCCTCGGTATTTTCCGTGTTGACGGTGAACCGGTCAACCCGGGCCAGATCCTCGACAAGATGAAGGAGGTCAAGTAA
- a CDS encoding 4Fe-4S dicluster domain-containing protein has product MEKKLPTIEIIEKYCKGCHICVEFCPKQVLEMRGFVVAVKDLEACIKCMQCELRCPDFAIKVTA; this is encoded by the coding sequence ATGGAAAAGAAGCTTCCCACAATCGAGATCATCGAGAAGTATTGCAAGGGTTGCCACATCTGCGTCGAATTCTGCCCCAAGCAAGTCTTGGAAATGCGCGGATTTGTCGTGGCAGTCAAAGACCTGGAGGCCTGCATCAAGTGCATGCAGTGCGAACTCCGCTGCCCCGATTTCGCTATCAAGGTAACGGCGTAA
- the mdh gene encoding malate dehydrogenase, whose protein sequence is MARKKISLIGGGQIGGVLAQLCALRELGDVVMFDIVEGLPQGKMLDIAEVGSVDRFDAALKGTNSYEDIKDSDVVIVTAGLPRKPGMSRDDLIEVNSKIMTSVAEGIKQFAPKAIVIVISNPLDAMVTLCQKITGFPYNRVIGQAGVLDSARFITFIAWELGVSVKDVNAMTLGGHGDDMVPLVRYASVNGIPVMELLERKYKDKAKAKEVMEAMVKRTRGAGGEVVALLKTGSAFYSPASSAIAMAESILKDQKRVLPTCCFLQGEFGVNGYYVGVPAVLGENGVEQILEFALDAEEQAMMDKSVAAVKGLVDSMK, encoded by the coding sequence ATGGCAAGAAAGAAGATTTCATTAATCGGTGGTGGTCAGATCGGTGGCGTTCTTGCTCAGCTTTGCGCACTGCGTGAACTGGGTGACGTAGTAATGTTCGATATCGTGGAAGGCCTGCCCCAGGGCAAGATGCTCGATATCGCCGAAGTCGGTTCTGTTGACCGTTTCGATGCAGCCCTCAAAGGGACCAACAGCTACGAAGACATCAAGGATTCCGATGTCGTCATCGTGACTGCAGGCCTCCCGCGCAAGCCCGGCATGAGCCGCGACGACCTGATCGAGGTCAACTCCAAGATCATGACGTCCGTTGCCGAAGGGATCAAGCAGTTTGCTCCCAAAGCCATCGTCATCGTCATCTCCAACCCGCTTGACGCCATGGTTACCCTCTGCCAGAAGATCACCGGCTTCCCTTACAACCGCGTTATCGGCCAGGCAGGCGTACTCGATTCAGCCCGTTTCATCACCTTCATTGCCTGGGAACTGGGCGTTTCCGTCAAGGACGTGAACGCAATGACCCTCGGTGGCCATGGCGACGACATGGTACCGCTTGTTCGTTACGCCAGCGTCAACGGCATTCCCGTCATGGAACTCCTTGAGCGCAAGTACAAGGACAAAGCCAAGGCCAAGGAAGTCATGGAAGCAATGGTCAAGCGGACCCGTGGTGCAGGCGGCGAGGTTGTTGCTCTCCTCAAAACCGGTTCCGCATTCTACTCCCCGGCTTCTTCCGCCATTGCCATGGCGGAGTCGATCCTCAAGGATCAGAAGCGCGTACTCCCGACCTGCTGCTTCCTCCAGGGCGAGTTCGGCGTGAATGGCTACTACGTTGGCGTTCCTGCAGTTCTCGGCGAGAATGGTGTCGAGCAGATCCTTGAGTTCGCACTTGATGCAGAAGAGCAGGCCATGATGGACAAGTCGGTTGCTGCCGTGAAGGGTCTTGTCGACAGCATGAAGTAA